Proteins encoded together in one Impatiens glandulifera chromosome 1, dImpGla2.1, whole genome shotgun sequence window:
- the LOC124925521 gene encoding 50 kDa hatching enzyme-like has translation MTSKRISSRTYKTRALNAVPVSTVAPPFKDTTEAGVSANPTMQASHKQSNNSTSMFVQSFLNSKKGDEVIGLHRIKQYLVKYGYLSPSHVHTDTNNEGNFDDALEAAVKKYQSGTRSDVIAQIWIALATWDMVSPLTFVDRSNDFSNADLKFRFFQREHGDGHPFDGPGKVLAHAFYPPNGEIHFDADENLVVGEVPDGIDISSLALHELGHAIGLVHSNVESSIMWPYMSPGIVKGLHPDDVLAMRALYPF, from the exons ATGACTTCGAAGAGGATCTCGAGCCGGACTTATAAGACGCGAGCCCTCAATGCGGTTCCAGTCAGCACGGTCGCTCCACCGTTCAAGGACACCACAGAAGCAGGAG TTTCCGCCAATCCCACCATGCAAGCATCTCATAAACAATCCAATAACTCAACTTCTATGTTTGTGCAATCTTTCTTGAATTCCAAGAAAGGTGATGAAGTGATCGGACTTCATCGCATTAAGCAATATCTCGTAAAGTATGGCTATCTGAGTCCGTCCCATGTTCACACCGATACAAACAATGAGGGAAATTTCGATGATGCCCTAGAGGCAGCAGTGAAGAAATACCAG TCAGGGACACGATCAGATGTCATTGCCCAGATATGGATCGCGTTGGCTACATGGGACATGGTGAGTCCATTGACATTCGTTGACCGCAGTAATGACTTCTCCAATGCTGACTTGAAATTTAGGTTCTTTCAAAGAGAACATGGAGATGGTCATCCCTTTGATGGACCCGGTAAGGTATTGGCTCACGCTTTTTATCCACCTAATGGTGAGATTCATTTTGATGCAGACGAAAATTTGGTGGTCGGGGAAGTGCCCGATGGAATAGACATTTCTAGTTTGGCGCTACATGAACTAGGCCACGCTATTGGACTTGTGCATAGTAACGTTGAATCTTCTATCATGTGGCCATATATGTCGCCGGGTATTGTAAAAGGTCTACATCCTGATGATGTTCTCGCAATGAGGGCATTGTATCCTTTTTAA